A part of Magnetospirillum sp. ME-1 genomic DNA contains:
- a CDS encoding TRAP transporter substrate-binding protein encodes MQRRKFLTGAAVGAAAASTTIAAPAIAQSMPEVKWRLASSFPKSLDTIYGAGEVLAKRVAEATDGKFQIRVFAGGEIVPGLQVLDAVQNGTVECGHTVSYYYVGKDATFGFDASMPFGANTRQQNSWLYHGGGMALMREFFAKYNMLNFPCGNTGTQMGGWFRKEIKTVEDLKGLKFRIGGYAGKVLTKLGVVPQQIAGGDLYPALEKGTIDAAEWVGPYDDEKLGFNKVAPYYYYPGWWEGGPCVSALVNKTEWEKLPKHYKAVFEAAAAEANMDMSAKYDVLNPPALKRLIANGTQLRPFSKDIMLACYKAAQETYAEECATNPNFKKVFDHWSAYLAEQRSWFSVAEAGFDNFMLYGVPKK; translated from the coding sequence ATGCAGCGACGTAAATTTCTGACCGGCGCCGCCGTAGGCGCTGCCGCCGCTTCGACCACCATTGCGGCTCCGGCCATCGCGCAGAGCATGCCCGAGGTCAAGTGGCGCCTGGCGTCCAGCTTCCCCAAGAGCCTGGACACCATCTACGGCGCCGGTGAAGTGCTGGCCAAACGGGTGGCCGAGGCCACCGACGGCAAGTTCCAGATCCGCGTCTTCGCCGGCGGCGAGATCGTCCCCGGCCTGCAGGTGCTGGACGCCGTGCAGAACGGCACCGTCGAATGCGGCCATACCGTCAGCTACTATTACGTCGGCAAGGACGCCACCTTCGGCTTCGACGCCTCCATGCCGTTCGGCGCCAATACCCGCCAGCAGAATTCCTGGCTGTATCATGGCGGCGGCATGGCGCTGATGCGCGAGTTCTTCGCCAAGTACAACATGCTGAACTTCCCCTGCGGCAATACCGGCACCCAGATGGGCGGCTGGTTCCGCAAGGAGATCAAGACCGTCGAGGACCTGAAGGGCCTCAAGTTCCGCATCGGCGGCTATGCCGGCAAGGTGCTGACCAAGCTGGGCGTGGTGCCGCAGCAGATCGCCGGCGGCGATCTCTACCCCGCCCTGGAGAAGGGCACCATCGACGCCGCCGAATGGGTTGGCCCCTATGACGACGAGAAGCTGGGCTTCAACAAGGTGGCGCCGTACTACTACTATCCCGGCTGGTGGGAAGGCGGGCCCTGCGTCTCGGCCCTGGTCAACAAGACCGAGTGGGAAAAGCTGCCCAAGCACTACAAGGCCGTGTTCGAGGCGGCGGCGGCCGAGGCCAACATGGACATGAGCGCCAAGTACGACGTGCTCAACCCGCCGGCCCTGAAGCGCCTGATCGCCAACGGCACCCAGCTGCGGCCCTTCTCCAAGGACATCATGCTGGCCTGCTACAAGGCGGCCCAGGAAACCTACGCCGAGGAATGCGCGACCAATCCGAACTTCAAGAAGGTCTTCGACCATTGGAGCGCCTATCTGGCCGAGCAGCGTTCCTGGTTCAGCGTCGCCGAGGCCGGCTTCGACAACTTCATGCTCTACGGCGTTCCCAAGAAGTAA
- a CDS encoding TRAP transporter large permease produces MTQFLIANMAPLMFAALVFFLLVGYPVAFALAANGIVFGLVGIELGLLNASLFQALPERIFGIMRNDTLLAIPFFTFMGLILERSGMAEDLLDTIGQLFGPIRGGLAYAVVFVGALLAATTGVVAASVISMGLISLPIMLRYGYDRRIASGVIAASGTLAQIIPPSLVLIIMADQLGRSVGDMYQGAFLPGFVLTGLYAGFIFLVTMIKPDFAPALPPEARSLRGMALLVRTVTCLVPPLILIFLVLGTIFIGVATPTEGGAMGAAGAMILALMKRKLDWSLMRQAMDTTAKLSCFVVFILVGSTVFGLVFRGVNGDLWVEHLLTGLPGGKLGFLIFVNVLMFVLAFFLDFFELAFILVPLLGPVAEKLGIDLIWFGVLLGVNMQTSFMHPPFGFALFYLRSVAPKTDYVDKITGKLTPKITTGQIYWGAVPFVVIQIIMVGLVIAFPDLVTGGIDKASAVDTSKIQIEVPQGEFGGGMYGGPDSK; encoded by the coding sequence ATGACCCAATTCCTGATCGCCAACATGGCGCCGCTGATGTTCGCGGCGCTGGTGTTCTTCCTGCTGGTCGGCTATCCGGTGGCCTTCGCGCTGGCGGCCAACGGCATCGTCTTCGGCCTGGTGGGGATCGAGCTGGGCCTCTTGAACGCCAGCCTGTTCCAGGCGTTGCCCGAGCGCATCTTCGGCATCATGCGCAACGACACCCTGCTGGCCATTCCGTTCTTCACCTTCATGGGCCTGATCCTCGAACGATCAGGCATGGCGGAAGACCTGCTGGACACCATCGGCCAGCTGTTCGGCCCCATCCGCGGCGGTCTGGCCTATGCGGTGGTCTTCGTCGGCGCCCTGCTGGCGGCGACCACCGGCGTGGTGGCCGCCTCGGTGATTTCCATGGGCCTGATCTCGCTGCCCATCATGCTGCGCTACGGCTATGACCGCCGCATCGCGTCGGGCGTCATCGCCGCATCCGGCACATTGGCCCAGATCATCCCGCCGTCCCTGGTCCTCATCATCATGGCCGACCAGTTGGGCCGTTCGGTGGGCGACATGTACCAGGGCGCCTTCCTCCCCGGCTTCGTGCTGACCGGCCTTTACGCCGGCTTCATCTTCCTGGTCACCATGATCAAGCCGGACTTCGCCCCTGCCCTGCCGCCTGAGGCGCGCTCCCTGCGCGGCATGGCCCTGCTGGTGCGCACCGTGACCTGCCTGGTGCCGCCGCTGATCCTGATCTTCCTGGTCCTGGGCACCATCTTCATCGGCGTCGCCACTCCCACCGAGGGCGGCGCCATGGGGGCGGCGGGCGCCATGATCCTGGCCCTGATGAAGCGCAAGCTGGACTGGAGCCTGATGCGCCAGGCCATGGACACCACCGCCAAGCTGTCGTGCTTCGTGGTGTTCATCCTGGTGGGCTCCACCGTGTTCGGCCTGGTGTTCCGCGGCGTCAACGGCGATCTGTGGGTCGAGCACCTGCTGACCGGCCTGCCGGGCGGCAAGCTGGGGTTCCTGATCTTCGTCAACGTCTTGATGTTCGTGCTGGCCTTCTTCCTCGATTTCTTCGAGCTGGCCTTCATCCTGGTCCCCCTGCTGGGGCCGGTGGCCGAAAAGCTGGGCATCGACCTGATCTGGTTCGGCGTGCTGCTGGGCGTCAACATGCAGACCTCGTTCATGCACCCGCCCTTCGGCTTCGCGCTGTTCTACCTGCGCTCCGTGGCGCCCAAGACCGATTACGTGGACAAGATCACCGGCAAGCTGACGCCCAAGATCACCACCGGCCAGATCTACTGGGGCGCCGTTCCGTTCGTGGTCATCCAGATCATCATGGTCGGCCTCGTCATCGCCTTCCCCGACCTGGTCACCGGCGGCATCGACAAGGCCAGCGCCGTCGATACCTCGAAAATCCAGATCGAGGTACCGCAGGGCGAATTCGGCGGCGGCATGTATGGCGGTCCCGACAGCAAGTAA
- a CDS encoding TRAP transporter small permease subunit — MKPLLALSSFIDAINERVGRSVYWLILVMVIVSSGNATYRYIFSNSSNAWLEVQWYLFATVFLLCSGYTLLKNEHIRIDVVCGRLSRRTQIWIDVAGTLVFLFPMALLILTLSWPMFMQSFTTMEMSSDAGGLIRWPVKIMIPLGFSLLMLQGVSELIKKVAILTGDLADPGDHGHHHHTSADGEAV, encoded by the coding sequence TTGAAACCACTTCTGGCACTCAGCTCGTTCATTGACGCGATCAATGAGCGGGTCGGGCGGAGCGTATACTGGCTGATCCTCGTCATGGTGATCGTCAGTTCGGGCAACGCCACCTACCGCTACATCTTCTCCAACAGTTCCAACGCCTGGCTCGAGGTCCAGTGGTACCTGTTCGCCACGGTGTTCCTGCTGTGCTCGGGCTATACCCTGCTGAAGAACGAGCATATCCGCATCGACGTGGTCTGCGGCCGCCTGTCGCGCCGGACCCAGATCTGGATCGACGTCGCCGGGACCCTGGTCTTCCTGTTCCCCATGGCCCTGCTGATCCTGACCCTGTCCTGGCCCATGTTCATGCAGTCCTTCACCACGATGGAGATGTCGTCGGACGCCGGCGGCCTGATCCGCTGGCCGGTCAAGATTATGATTCCGTTGGGTTTCTCACTCCTGATGCTGCAAGGCGTGTCCGAGCTGATCAAGAAGGTCGCCATCCTCACCGGTGATCTCGCCGATCCCGGCGACCATGGACACCACCACCACACCTCGGCGGACGGAGAAGCGGTATGA
- a CDS encoding arginyltransferase — MDHFPLKRPHFFFTTAPLPCPYVSGRLERKIVTELNGSDADTLHEALSRAGFRRSHSIAYTPACPGCSACVPVRIVAEGFHPDRTMRKVVRANGGLVARIVPARATADQFRLFARYQESRHSGGDMALMGFYDYRSMVEDSPIDTFIVEFRDADGNLAAACLADRMSDGLSAVYSFFDPDLSARSLGTYMVLWLVEEARRLGLPYVYLGYWIAESRKMSYKTRYQPLEAFGPDGWKRLDVDD; from the coding sequence ATGGATCATTTCCCCCTCAAGCGGCCACACTTTTTCTTCACGACGGCGCCCCTGCCCTGTCCGTACGTGTCCGGCCGCCTCGAGCGCAAGATCGTCACCGAACTGAACGGCAGCGACGCCGACACCTTGCACGAGGCGCTGTCGCGCGCCGGCTTCCGCCGCAGCCATTCCATCGCCTATACCCCGGCCTGCCCCGGTTGCAGCGCCTGCGTCCCGGTGCGCATCGTGGCCGAGGGCTTTCACCCCGACCGCACCATGCGCAAGGTCGTGCGCGCCAATGGCGGCCTGGTGGCGCGCATCGTGCCGGCCCGGGCCACCGCCGACCAGTTCCGCCTGTTCGCCCGCTACCAGGAATCCCGGCATTCGGGCGGCGACATGGCCCTGATGGGCTTTTACGACTACCGCTCCATGGTCGAGGACAGCCCCATCGACACCTTCATCGTCGAGTTCCGCGACGCCGACGGCAACCTGGCGGCCGCCTGCCTGGCCGACCGCATGAGCGACGGCCTGTCGGCGGTGTATTCCTTCTTCGATCCCGATCTGTCGGCCCGCAGCCTGGGCACCTACATGGTGCTGTGGCTGGTGGAGGAAGCGCGCCGCCTCGGACTGCCCTATGTCTATCTCGGCTACTGGATCGCCGAAAGCCGCAAGATGTCGTACAAGACCCGCTACCAGCCGCTGGAAGCCTTCGGTCCCGACGGATGGAAGCGGCTGGATGTGGATGACTGA
- a CDS encoding RDD family protein: MANPPTPFSRIIDHAPEWNDPWGQPRYYMGITLRRIYAYCIDLVVVGLLVGMMWMAAIILGALTLGLLWPVMMLVLALTPIAYHTLTIGGKRAATLGMRAANIRVMSVGANAFDDHGRPSLLQAAIQTACFYGSVALTGSLILLVALFNPRRRTVHDMLAGTVVVNDPAQWGG, encoded by the coding sequence ATGGCGAACCCGCCCACCCCGTTTTCCCGCATCATCGACCACGCTCCGGAATGGAACGACCCCTGGGGCCAGCCGCGCTACTACATGGGCATCACCCTCCGGCGCATCTATGCCTATTGCATCGATCTGGTGGTGGTCGGCCTGCTGGTCGGCATGATGTGGATGGCCGCCATCATCCTGGGCGCGCTGACGCTGGGCCTGCTGTGGCCGGTGATGATGCTGGTCCTGGCGCTGACCCCCATCGCCTACCATACCCTGACCATCGGCGGAAAGCGGGCCGCGACGCTGGGCATGCGGGCGGCCAATATCCGGGTGATGTCGGTGGGCGCCAACGCCTTCGACGACCATGGCCGCCCCAGCCTGCTGCAGGCCGCCATCCAGACGGCATGCTTCTACGGTTCGGTGGCGCTGACCGGCTCGCTGATTCTGCTGGTGGCGCTGTTCAATCCCCGGCGGCGCACCGTGCACGACATGCTGGCCGGTACCGTGGTGGTCAACGATCCGGCGCAATGGGGTGGCTGA
- a CDS encoding flagellar motor protein MotB, whose product MAEGGQQIIIKRVKKVAGGAHGGAWKVAYADFVTAMMAFFLLLWLLNAVTEEQLTGVSNYFAPTMASKSASGAGGLLGGKVIGEGAQVSNTSSPTLVQHLPPASVGPGGEDLTGSKEFEPENPGESNQGPGQGAGQGEGQGPGQGKDRAGMSEQEFKEAQAQREQQKFDKAKEILEGAMKGIPEMKQFQGSMLVDNTPEGLRIQITDQEGLAMFPSGSSAPYGHTRAMLDLVSRVVRQLPDNRIAISGHTDSVPFRDPSGYTNWELSADRALASRRALIASGVPEGRIDRIVGRADQEPLDKNDPKGLRNRRISIILLRENDLGPVDSQSLSVPMKGAASPARR is encoded by the coding sequence ATGGCGGAGGGCGGTCAGCAGATCATCATCAAACGGGTCAAGAAGGTGGCCGGCGGTGCCCATGGCGGCGCCTGGAAGGTGGCCTATGCCGACTTCGTGACCGCCATGATGGCCTTCTTCCTGCTGCTGTGGCTGTTGAACGCCGTCACCGAGGAGCAGTTGACCGGCGTGTCCAACTATTTCGCCCCCACCATGGCGTCCAAGAGCGCGTCGGGGGCCGGCGGCCTGCTGGGCGGCAAGGTGATCGGCGAAGGCGCCCAGGTCTCCAACACATCGTCGCCCACCCTGGTGCAGCACCTGCCCCCCGCCTCCGTCGGCCCCGGCGGCGAGGACCTGACCGGCTCCAAGGAATTCGAACCCGAGAATCCCGGCGAGAGCAATCAGGGACCGGGCCAGGGCGCCGGCCAGGGCGAAGGCCAGGGACCGGGCCAGGGCAAGGACCGCGCCGGCATGTCCGAGCAGGAGTTCAAGGAGGCCCAGGCCCAACGCGAGCAGCAGAAATTCGACAAGGCCAAGGAAATTCTGGAAGGCGCCATGAAGGGCATTCCGGAAATGAAGCAGTTCCAGGGCTCCATGCTGGTGGACAACACGCCGGAAGGCCTGCGCATCCAGATCACCGATCAGGAGGGACTGGCCATGTTCCCGTCGGGCTCCAGCGCACCCTACGGCCACACCAGGGCCATGCTCGATCTGGTGTCGCGCGTGGTGCGCCAGTTGCCGGACAACCGCATCGCCATTTCCGGCCACACCGATTCCGTCCCCTTCCGCGACCCCTCGGGCTATACCAATTGGGAATTGTCGGCCGATCGCGCCCTGGCCAGCCGCCGGGCGCTGATCGCCTCGGGCGTGCCGGAAGGGCGCATCGACCGCATCGTCGGACGGGCCGACCAGGAACCGCTGGACAAGAACGACCCCAAGGGCCTGCGCAACCGCCGGATCAGCATCATCCTGCTGCGCGAGAACGATCTGGGACCGGTGGATTCCCAGTCCCTGTCGGTTCCCATGAAGGGCGCCGCATCGCCGGCCCGGCGCTAG
- the motA gene encoding flagellar motor stator protein MotA, with translation MFAIIGIVVTFVSVIGGYAAPGGHLSVLFQPFEWLIIIGAAVGSLLLGNPKSTIIGIGKNIGLVFKGAHHGKDDYIELLSVLYAVFKLAKTKGDLALESHVEKPDESPLFGKFPKFSSDHHTRTFFCDYLRLLTLGTSNAHELESIIDGELEAHHKHYHEIAHAVNLMGDAMPALGIVAAVLGVIHTMGSITEPPEVLGHLIGAALVGTFSGVLISYAFIAPIARNMQMCFDSDHYYFMAIKAGLLGHMQGYAPQVSIEFARKILPDELRPTFQELEETVTNLPPD, from the coding sequence ATGTTCGCAATCATCGGCATCGTCGTGACATTCGTCAGCGTCATCGGCGGATATGCCGCACCCGGCGGCCATCTCAGCGTTCTGTTCCAGCCTTTCGAATGGTTGATCATCATCGGCGCGGCCGTGGGCTCGCTGCTGCTCGGCAACCCCAAATCCACCATCATCGGCATCGGCAAGAATATCGGCCTGGTGTTCAAGGGCGCCCATCACGGCAAGGACGATTACATCGAATTGCTGTCGGTGCTGTACGCGGTGTTCAAGCTGGCCAAGACCAAGGGCGATCTGGCGCTGGAAAGCCACGTGGAAAAGCCCGATGAAAGCCCGCTGTTCGGCAAGTTCCCCAAGTTCAGTTCGGACCACCACACCCGAACCTTCTTCTGTGACTATCTGCGGCTGCTGACTCTCGGCACCAGCAATGCCCACGAGCTGGAATCCATCATCGACGGCGAGTTGGAAGCCCACCACAAGCACTATCACGAGATCGCCCACGCGGTGAACCTGATGGGCGACGCCATGCCGGCGCTCGGCATCGTGGCGGCGGTGCTGGGCGTCATTCACACCATGGGCTCCATCACCGAGCCGCCGGAAGTGCTGGGCCATCTGATCGGCGCGGCGCTGGTGGGCACCTTCTCGGGCGTGCTGATCTCCTACGCCTTCATCGCGCCCATCGCCCGCAACATGCAGATGTGCTTCGATTCCGACCATTATTATTTCATGGCCATCAAGGCCGGGCTGCTGGGGCACATGCAGGGCTACGCCCCCCAGGTGTCCATCGAGTTCGCCCGCAAGATCCTGCCCGACGAACTGCGCCCGACCTTCCAGGAACTGGAAGAGACCGTCACCAACCTGCCGCCCGACTGA
- a CDS encoding flavin reductase family protein, whose product MSLDPRSFRKTLGCFASGVTVVTTLTPGAREPVGVTVSAFSSLSLDPPLVLFCLGNSTSSMEAFKTFGHFAINILSERQRDLSIRFASRSEDKWQGVPSTTWNSGVPILSGCLANLECSLVNVVDGGDHQIFIGKVEKLKHQEGGNPLVYFRGSYMDPAPSSLTDVV is encoded by the coding sequence ATGTCCCTTGACCCCCGTTCCTTTCGCAAGACTTTGGGCTGCTTCGCCTCCGGCGTCACGGTGGTCACCACGCTGACCCCCGGAGCCAGGGAGCCGGTGGGGGTCACGGTCAGCGCGTTCTCGTCCCTGTCGCTGGATCCGCCGCTGGTGCTGTTCTGTCTGGGGAACTCCACCTCCAGCATGGAGGCGTTCAAGACGTTCGGCCACTTCGCCATCAACATCCTGTCCGAGCGTCAGCGCGACCTGTCCATCCGCTTCGCCAGCCGGTCAGAGGACAAGTGGCAGGGCGTGCCCAGCACCACCTGGAACAGCGGCGTGCCCATCCTGTCGGGGTGTTTGGCCAATCTGGAATGCTCGCTGGTCAACGTCGTCGATGGCGGCGACCACCAGATCTTCATCGGCAAGGTGGAGAAGCTGAAGCACCAGGAAGGGGGCAACCCGCTGGTCTATTTCCGCGGCAGCTACATGGACCCGGCCCCGTCCTCGCTCACCGACGTGGTGTAA
- a CDS encoding penicillin acylase family protein, with the protein MPEHAAKTEPMAGNKSDDQDYAHIGDVMSGWSKLVNAIALVLILGASALFVVVMGSLPRIDGRHPVTGIQLKTTITRDSVGIPKIVAETRHDAYFAMGWVHAQDRMWQMEAQRRLGAGRLAEVVGEAGLASDRYMRTLGLYQAAERSLGALSEPTRSALQSYADGINAWMSHNIYRLPPEFTILGFKPEPWKPADSMVWQKIMAMTLTGNWHDDILRAQLARTLDAKRLAELFPSYPADAPVTLSAEGGKALLESFPEAARPTPASNVWVVSGARTRSGKPLLAGDPHLAFRAPILWYLAELEAPELKLAGATVPGLPFHLIGHNGRIAWSFTATQADTVDLFVEKLAGETQYRTPDGNRPFLTRTETIKVKGMPDVVMNVRETRHGPVVSDLLAQGIAGKDEVVALAATALSHGDTSVQALHLLNQAGDWAGFNKAVKEVQAPVLNIAYADTAGNIGFFTAGRIPVRKSGNGTVPARGWTNEGDWTGWVPVAKLPQSFNPKSGVLVNANNKVVGDKYPYLISATWSEGYRAARIRDLLGERRGLGIEDMMAIQADSVSLQAVELKELLTGIEFKTQRSRDIAHRLAEWDGKADRDRAEPLIFAAWINRLNRAILADELKDSFAAFERVRPQVLMDILTRRRHWCDDITTPEAESCDDLIERILDQALADLEATWGKDMKTWRWGAAHPARFEHPFLGKVPVLGGMADLSVPADGDDFTVSRAAYRVEAGGTRFPQIHGAGLRAVFDLSDLADSRFVIATGQSGNPLSRHYADMLPAWSVNRLYRLGLDSKRSVLVLERGR; encoded by the coding sequence TTGCCGGAACACGCCGCAAAGACCGAGCCCATGGCCGGGAATAAATCCGACGATCAGGACTATGCGCATATCGGCGACGTCATGTCCGGCTGGTCCAAGCTGGTCAACGCCATAGCCTTGGTCCTGATCCTCGGCGCGTCGGCCCTGTTCGTGGTGGTGATGGGTTCGCTGCCGCGCATCGACGGGCGCCACCCCGTCACCGGCATCCAGCTGAAGACCACCATCACCCGCGACAGCGTCGGCATCCCCAAGATCGTCGCCGAAACCCGCCACGACGCCTATTTCGCCATGGGCTGGGTCCACGCCCAGGACCGCATGTGGCAGATGGAGGCGCAGCGGCGCCTGGGCGCCGGCCGCCTGGCCGAGGTGGTGGGAGAGGCCGGACTGGCCAGTGACCGCTACATGCGCACGCTCGGCCTCTATCAGGCCGCCGAACGCTCGCTGGGAGCGCTGTCCGAGCCCACCCGCTCGGCGCTGCAATCCTATGCCGATGGCATCAACGCCTGGATGAGCCACAACATCTACCGCCTGCCGCCCGAATTCACCATCCTCGGTTTCAAGCCGGAACCTTGGAAGCCCGCCGATTCCATGGTCTGGCAGAAGATCATGGCCATGACGCTCACCGGCAACTGGCATGACGACATCCTGCGCGCCCAGCTGGCCCGCACCCTGGACGCCAAGCGCCTGGCCGAGCTGTTTCCGTCCTATCCCGCCGACGCGCCCGTCACCCTGTCGGCCGAGGGCGGCAAGGCGCTGCTCGAATCCTTCCCCGAAGCGGCGCGCCCCACCCCGGCTTCCAATGTCTGGGTGGTAAGCGGCGCCCGCACCCGCTCGGGCAAGCCGCTGCTGGCCGGCGATCCCCATCTGGCCTTCCGCGCCCCCATCCTGTGGTACCTGGCCGAGCTCGAGGCCCCCGAGCTGAAGCTGGCCGGCGCCACGGTGCCCGGCCTGCCCTTCCACCTGATCGGCCATAACGGCCGCATCGCCTGGAGCTTCACCGCCACCCAGGCCGACACCGTCGATCTGTTCGTGGAAAAGCTGGCCGGCGAGACCCAGTACCGCACCCCCGACGGCAACCGCCCCTTCCTCACCCGCACCGAGACCATCAAGGTCAAGGGGATGCCGGATGTGGTGATGAATGTGCGCGAGACCCGCCACGGCCCGGTGGTGTCCGACCTGCTGGCCCAGGGAATCGCCGGCAAGGACGAGGTGGTCGCCCTGGCCGCCACCGCGCTCAGCCACGGCGACACCAGCGTCCAGGCGCTCCATCTGCTCAATCAGGCCGGCGACTGGGCCGGTTTCAACAAGGCGGTGAAAGAGGTGCAGGCGCCGGTGCTGAACATCGCCTACGCCGACACCGCCGGCAATATCGGCTTTTTCACCGCCGGGCGCATTCCCGTCCGCAAGTCGGGCAACGGCACCGTGCCGGCGCGGGGCTGGACCAACGAGGGCGACTGGACCGGCTGGGTGCCGGTGGCCAAGCTGCCCCAGAGCTTCAACCCGAAATCCGGCGTGCTGGTCAACGCCAACAACAAGGTGGTGGGCGACAAGTACCCCTACCTGATTTCCGCCACTTGGTCGGAGGGCTACCGCGCGGCGCGCATCCGCGACCTGCTGGGCGAGCGCCGCGGCCTCGGCATCGAGGACATGATGGCCATCCAGGCCGATTCCGTGTCGCTGCAGGCCGTCGAGCTCAAGGAATTGCTGACCGGCATCGAGTTCAAAACCCAGCGTTCCCGCGACATCGCCCACCGTCTCGCCGAATGGGACGGCAAGGCCGACCGCGACCGGGCCGAGCCGCTGATCTTCGCCGCCTGGATCAACCGTCTCAACCGCGCCATCCTGGCCGATGAGCTGAAGGACTCGTTTGCCGCCTTCGAGCGGGTGCGCCCCCAGGTGCTGATGGACATCCTGACTCGGCGGCGCCACTGGTGCGACGATATCACCACCCCCGAGGCGGAAAGCTGCGACGACCTGATCGAGCGAATCCTGGACCAGGCCCTGGCCGATCTGGAGGCCACCTGGGGCAAGGACATGAAGACGTGGCGCTGGGGCGCCGCCCACCCCGCCCGCTTCGAGCATCCTTTCCTGGGCAAGGTTCCCGTGCTGGGCGGCATGGCCGATCTGTCGGTTCCCGCCGATGGCGACGATTTCACCGTGTCGCGCGCCGCCTATCGCGTCGAGGCGGGCGGCACGCGCTTTCCCCAGATCCACGGCGCCGGCCTGCGGGCGGTGTTCGACCTCTCGGACCTGGCCGACAGCCGCTTCGTCATCGCCACCGGCCAGTCGGGCAACCCGCTGTCGCGCCATTACGCCGACATGCTGCCGGCGTGGAGCGTCAACCGCCTTTACCGCCTGGGACTGGACAGCAAGCGTTCGGTGCTGGTGCTGGAACGGGGACGCTAG
- the mce gene encoding methylmalonyl-CoA epimerase — protein sequence MIGKLNHVAIAVPDLAAATALYRDTLGAKVSAPVPQPAHGVTVVFVELPNTKVELLHPLGEKSPIAGFLDKNPSGGIHHICYEVEDILAARDKLKATGARVLGDGEPKIGAHDKPVLFLHPKDFNGTLVELEQA from the coding sequence ATGATCGGTAAGTTGAACCATGTCGCCATCGCCGTGCCCGATCTGGCCGCCGCCACCGCGCTTTACCGCGACACGCTGGGCGCCAAGGTGTCCGCCCCGGTGCCGCAGCCGGCCCACGGCGTGACGGTGGTGTTCGTGGAACTGCCCAACACCAAGGTGGAACTGCTCCATCCCCTGGGCGAGAAGTCGCCTATCGCCGGTTTCCTCGACAAGAATCCCTCGGGTGGCATTCACCACATCTGCTACGAGGTCGAGGACATCCTGGCGGCGCGCGACAAGCTGAAGGCCACCGGCGCCCGCGTGCTGGGCGACGGCGAGCCCAAGATCGGCGCCCACGACAAGCCGGTGCTGTTTCTGCACCCCAAGGATTTCAACGGCACCCTGGTCGAGCTGGAACAGGCTTAA
- a CDS encoding DNA-3-methyladenine glycosylase I, with protein MSWYCDIAPGHPFHGPYHDQEYGFPLTDERALFERLCLEIFQAGLSWLIVLKKRPAMVAAFDGFDVDKVAAYGEAEMTRLLADPGIIRNRRKLDAIVENARRLQALRAREGGFAAWIERHHPLTKENWVKLFKATFVFMGGEVVGEFLMSIGYLPGSHREDCPVRLRLNAFEVPWARVGADFYLK; from the coding sequence ATGTCTTGGTATTGCGACATCGCGCCGGGCCATCCCTTCCACGGTCCCTATCACGACCAGGAATACGGCTTTCCGCTCACCGACGAGCGGGCGCTGTTCGAGCGCCTGTGCCTGGAGATCTTCCAGGCCGGGCTGTCCTGGCTGATCGTGCTGAAGAAGCGCCCGGCCATGGTCGCCGCCTTCGACGGCTTCGACGTGGACAAGGTGGCGGCCTATGGCGAGGCCGAGATGACCCGCCTGCTCGCCGATCCCGGCATCATCCGCAACCGCCGCAAGCTTGACGCCATCGTCGAGAACGCCCGCCGCCTTCAGGCCCTGCGGGCGCGAGAGGGCGGCTTCGCCGCCTGGATCGAGCGTCACCACCCGCTGACCAAGGAAAACTGGGTCAAGCTGTTCAAGGCGACTTTCGTCTTCATGGGCGGCGAGGTGGTGGGCGAATTCCTGATGAGCATCGGCTATCTGCCGGGGTCTCACCGCGAGGATTGCCCGGTGCGGCTCCGCCTGAACGCGTTTGAAGTTCCCTGGGCAAGGGTTGGGGCTGATTTCTATTTGAAATAA